The following are encoded together in the Schistocerca americana isolate TAMUIC-IGC-003095 chromosome 6, iqSchAmer2.1, whole genome shotgun sequence genome:
- the LOC124619766 gene encoding uncharacterized protein LOC124619766, whose amino-acid sequence MASARRSCMNNPDVFCYICREYTLSVDRKNITGFVKNAYQAYFQVKLGDQDKPWALHTVCKKCVEYLRRWTKGTKTSLKFGILMVWREPLDHASDCSFCAINTTGINRKNQHSLQYPDLPSAHRPVAHCEEIPVPAFTELPNIDDEATTADEGGYIADEEYEAQDGRQLFSQCELNDLVRDLSLSKTSSELYHFLS is encoded by the coding sequence atggcttctgcgcgacgttcatgcatgaataatccagacgttttctgctacatctgcagagaatacacgctttcagtggaCAGGAAGAACATCACGGGATTTGTGAAGAATGCCTACCAGGCTTACTTTCAAGTCAAGCTGGGTGACCAAGATAAGCCCTGGGCACTGCACACGGTCTGCAAGAAGTGCGTGGAATACCTCCGGCGGTGGACGAAGGGCacgaaaacttcactgaagtttgggattctgatggtttggagggagcccttgGACCATGCATCGGATTGTTCCTTCTGCGCCATCAATACTACTGGCATCAACCGGAAGAATCAGCACAGCCTCCAGTACCCCGACCTTCCATCTGCCCACCGTCCAGTTGCTCACTGCGAAGAAATTCCTGTACCAGCGTTCACAGAGCTTCCTAACATCGACGACGAGGCCACCACTGCAGACGAGGGAGGATATATAGCAGACGAGGAGTATGAAGCACAAGATGGTCGGCAGCTCTTTTCACAATGTGAGCTTAATGATCTTGTTCGGGATCTCAGCTTGTCGAAAACTTCATCCGAGCTGTATCACTTTCTTTCGTAG